One Ardenticatenales bacterium DNA segment encodes these proteins:
- a CDS encoding glycosyltransferase family 2 protein, with translation MLNRTVQVSITTRDRWPVLAETLAQLRQFGLGAYDVAVVDDGSVQPCPYDIAALLPSASLQRYEEAKGLIVRRNQLMRRLNADFVLQVDDDSFPVAGSLAQAVAFLTTQPNALAATFPVHDPVAGVEQVKSLAAQPYQTKAFIGCAALINRAQFLRLGGYRDELVHFMEERDVAARGFRQGCVCFHYPQLRFYHVRTPVGRNWTRMDFYGARNNVLWNDWYVPDRLQFYQNSRLLVSRFFVLLRTRRWDNARGHVRGIQDRRAFRRFRRRMSAAAFREWRRLPDY, from the coding sequence TTGCTTAACCGAACAGTGCAAGTTAGCATAACCACGAGGGACCGCTGGCCCGTGCTGGCAGAGACGCTGGCGCAATTGCGCCAGTTTGGTTTGGGAGCCTATGATGTGGCTGTTGTGGACGATGGGTCAGTCCAGCCCTGCCCGTATGACATAGCCGCCCTGTTGCCATCCGCCAGCCTGCAACGGTACGAAGAAGCAAAAGGGCTAATTGTGCGTCGCAATCAACTTATGCGCCGTCTCAATGCGGACTTTGTCTTGCAGGTGGATGATGACTCGTTTCCCGTGGCCGGTTCGCTGGCGCAGGCAGTTGCCTTTTTGACAACGCAGCCGAACGCTCTCGCCGCTACCTTTCCTGTCCATGACCCCGTGGCGGGTGTGGAGCAGGTTAAATCGCTGGCCGCGCAGCCATACCAGACAAAAGCGTTCATTGGCTGCGCTGCTTTGATCAACCGCGCCCAGTTCTTACGGCTGGGTGGGTATCGTGACGAATTGGTCCATTTCATGGAAGAACGGGATGTGGCCGCGCGTGGTTTCCGGCAAGGGTGCGTCTGTTTTCACTATCCCCAGCTGCGTTTCTACCATGTGCGCACGCCGGTGGGGCGTAATTGGACGCGCATGGATTTCTATGGTGCGCGCAACAATGTTCTCTGGAACGATTGGTACGTTCCCGATAGGCTACAGTTTTATCAAAACAGTCGGCTTCTTGTCTCGCGTTTCTTCGTGCTGCTGCGTACGCGCCGCTGGGATAATGCGCGGGGACATGTGCGGGGAATACAGGACAGACGCGCGTTCCGGCGGTTTCGCCGGCGGATGTCGGCGGCGGCATTTCGAGAGTGGAGACGGTTGCCGGATTATTGA
- the ablA gene encoding lysine 2,3-aminomutase yields the protein MATKAVQPLTPTVHTRAPYWADVPDEDWMSWRWQMAHRLNSVAELGRVINLTESEKKALSSKGLFRVDITPYFASLIDPDDPTCPVRRQVIPTDKEMVPFHSMMEDSLAEDKHSPVPGLVHRYPDRVLMLVTTQCASYCRYCTRSRIVGDPTQTFSRAEFDAQIEYIENTPQIRDVLLSGGDPMVLAPKLLDMILSRLRAIPHVEIIRIGSRVPVFLPMRVTDEFCQTLSQYHPFWLNIHVNHPKEITPELAAACDRLTRAGVPLGNQSVLLAGVNDSVHIQRKLVHELVKIRVRPYYLYQCDLVEGAGHLRTSVARGIEIMEGLRGHTSGYAVPTYVVDAPGGGGKIPVTPNYVVSQAPGKVVLRNFEGFITTYSEPLDYDPHEIEGQASLVARRPEPGQEGVLGLLEGGRMFIEPEGFSQTHARGGKEHRLRSGDLTQKWQPLGVGAIESEAAALESRDVPLLPASENGEAS from the coding sequence ATGGCGACCAAAGCTGTTCAGCCCTTAACCCCTACCGTGCATACGCGCGCGCCCTACTGGGCGGATGTACCCGATGAAGATTGGATGAGTTGGCGCTGGCAGATGGCTCACCGCCTCAACAGCGTGGCGGAATTGGGCCGCGTCATCAACCTGACCGAGTCGGAAAAGAAGGCCCTTAGCAGCAAGGGGCTTTTCCGCGTGGACATCACGCCCTATTTTGCCAGCCTCATTGACCCCGACGACCCCACCTGCCCGGTGCGCCGCCAGGTCATCCCCACCGACAAGGAGATGGTCCCCTTCCACTCCATGATGGAAGACTCGCTGGCGGAAGACAAACACTCCCCCGTTCCTGGCCTGGTCCACCGCTATCCCGACCGTGTCCTCATGCTCGTCACCACGCAGTGCGCCAGCTACTGCCGCTATTGCACCCGCAGCCGCATCGTCGGCGACCCCACGCAAACGTTCAGCCGCGCCGAATTCGACGCCCAAATTGAGTACATCGAGAATACGCCCCAGATCAGGGACGTCCTCCTCTCCGGTGGCGACCCCATGGTGCTCGCGCCGAAGCTGCTGGACATGATTCTGAGCCGCCTGCGCGCCATCCCGCACGTAGAAATCATCCGCATCGGTTCCCGCGTGCCCGTTTTCCTGCCCATGCGCGTCACAGACGAGTTCTGCCAGACGCTGTCACAGTACCATCCGTTCTGGCTAAACATCCATGTCAACCATCCCAAAGAGATCACGCCGGAACTGGCCGCCGCCTGCGACCGGCTCACACGCGCGGGCGTGCCGTTAGGCAACCAGAGCGTGCTGCTGGCAGGCGTGAACGATTCCGTCCACATTCAACGCAAGCTGGTGCATGAACTGGTGAAAATTCGCGTGCGTCCCTACTATTTATATCAATGTGACCTGGTGGAAGGCGCGGGACATTTGCGCACCTCGGTGGCGCGGGGCATCGAAATCATGGAAGGCCTGCGCGGCCACACGTCTGGCTACGCCGTGCCTACTTATGTGGTGGACGCCCCCGGCGGCGGCGGCAAAATCCCCGTCACGCCTAATTACGTTGTCTCGCAGGCCCCGGGCAAAGTGGTACTGCGCAATTTCGAGGGCTTCATCACCACCTATTCGGAGCCGCTGGACTACGATCCGCACGAAATTGAGGGGCAGGCGTCCCTGGTGGCGCGTCGCCCGGAACCGGGACAGGAAGGGGTTTTGGGTCTGTTGGAAGGGGGGCGCATGTTCATTGAGCCGGAAGGCTTCAGCCAGACGCACGCGCGCGGCGGCAAGGAGCATCGCCTGCGCAGTGGCGACCTGACGCAGAAGTGGCAACCATTGGGCGTGGGAGCGATTGAGTCGGAGGCGGCGGCGCTGGAAAGCAGAGACGTACCCCTGCTGCCGGCATCGGAGAACGGTGAAGCATCGTAG
- a CDS encoding tetratricopeptide repeat protein produces MNGRWGRRCRHYPLPDKMNTHQIAGSTQRKGWRRAGGFLLAAWFFLSAGAALLQLARQNLAAAVVLRHLPLLADPTGLPRTDLCVNMTAGEEGGGRQRLDFVGGDAGNSCLPLLQSRLACAVEGAGLAQPLLVQAEVACPRAALLHEWAGQLAWSQGGWQTALEHWLALPYSNAYLFTQASNLARQGDLAAVRLLAEHSLIPMDMVNPPQVPRLYTWVATAYQQEGDWANAARVYQVAVERAPDAGILWMRLGSALRRDGQLTAALTALQRSIVLLVGEEAFLQGLAYDELGRVRQEQGQSLAAADAFARALGWYRQSTRSSATHMAELEVLVRQLREGADAGILP; encoded by the coding sequence ATGAACGGCAGGTGGGGGAGGAGATGCCGGCATTATCCGCTCCCTGACAAGATGAACACACACCAGATTGCCGGCAGCACGCAACGAAAAGGGTGGCGGCGGGCAGGCGGGTTTCTCCTTGCTGCCTGGTTTTTCCTGTCCGCTGGAGCCGCTTTGCTGCAACTTGCCCGACAAAACCTCGCCGCCGCCGTTGTTCTGCGCCACCTGCCGCTGCTCGCGGATCCCACCGGTTTGCCACGCACCGACCTGTGTGTGAACATGACCGCCGGTGAAGAGGGGGGCGGAAGGCAGCGATTGGATTTTGTCGGAGGAGATGCCGGCAACAGTTGCCTCCCTCTCTTGCAGAGCCGCCTCGCCTGTGCCGTGGAAGGAGCAGGTTTGGCGCAGCCCTTGTTAGTCCAGGCCGAGGTTGCCTGCCCACGCGCGGCGCTGCTGCACGAATGGGCGGGGCAACTGGCCTGGTCGCAGGGTGGATGGCAAACCGCGCTCGAACATTGGCTGGCTTTGCCCTACAGCAATGCTTACCTGTTTACACAGGCAAGTAACCTGGCGCGGCAAGGCGACCTGGCGGCGGTGCGGCTGCTGGCGGAACATTCGCTGATACCGATGGACATGGTGAACCCGCCGCAAGTACCCCGCCTGTACACCTGGGTGGCGACTGCCTACCAGCAGGAAGGGGATTGGGCGAATGCGGCCCGTGTTTATCAGGTCGCGGTGGAGCGCGCGCCGGACGCGGGCATTTTGTGGATGCGCCTGGGCAGCGCCCTGCGTCGGGATGGGCAGTTGACGGCTGCGCTGACGGCGTTGCAGCGGTCGATTGTGTTGCTGGTTGGCGAGGAGGCGTTTCTCCAGGGGCTGGCGTATGATGAACTGGGCAGAGTGCGGCAGGAGCAGGGGCAATCATTGGCCGCCGCGGACGCTTTCGCCCGCGCGCTGGGTTGGTACAGGCAAAGTACGCGCTCATCGGCGACGCACATGGCGGAACTCGAGGTGTTGGTGCGGCAGTTGCGGGAGGGGGCAGATGCCGGCATTCTGCCGTAA
- a CDS encoding sulfotransferase, with product MNNFDTERTTVTVERKKTHRVHPLIKRLVNRIGVGGTLYQGYVETLRLGERAQNLWRTPDPGATILLAGSGRSGTTWLTETLTYKTGVQAIFEPMIPLWNREVRYLTGWDDSDPHIRSFYLRAEAHDPAWRALLWRILAGQYRNYWTEKERTAFFPKRLLVKEIRMNLMLGYVYKHFQPTILYLVRHPCAVVASRLHAAWHADVQDILRQEALVEDYLRPWVREIEQERDPVGAHAVWWAVENFIAIRQLARIPHLMVTYEEIALFPELQAQRILAYVDLPIPEGLCRRMEQPSITTSAASGRSTQSRLSAWQRYFAQDDQRRILSWAQRMGLQMYSEAVLPVGMRAPMVDAT from the coding sequence ATGAACAATTTTGATACGGAGCGGACGACAGTGACGGTGGAACGAAAGAAGACGCATCGGGTTCACCCCCTCATCAAGCGCCTGGTCAATAGAATCGGCGTGGGCGGCACGCTGTATCAGGGGTACGTGGAAACGCTGCGCCTGGGGGAACGAGCGCAAAACCTGTGGCGGACGCCCGACCCCGGCGCGACGATCCTTCTCGCCGGATCGGGGCGCAGCGGTACGACATGGCTCACGGAGACGTTAACGTACAAAACGGGGGTGCAGGCGATTTTTGAGCCAATGATTCCTCTCTGGAACAGAGAGGTGCGCTATCTCACGGGTTGGGACGACAGCGACCCCCACATTCGTTCTTTTTATTTACGCGCCGAGGCGCATGATCCTGCATGGCGCGCGCTGTTGTGGCGAATTCTCGCCGGCCAATATCGCAACTACTGGACGGAAAAGGAACGGACCGCCTTTTTCCCCAAGCGGCTTCTGGTAAAAGAAATACGGATGAACCTGATGCTGGGCTACGTTTACAAGCATTTTCAACCCACGATTCTTTACCTGGTGCGCCATCCTTGCGCGGTTGTGGCTTCCCGCTTGCATGCCGCCTGGCACGCCGATGTGCAGGATATCCTGCGTCAGGAGGCATTGGTTGAGGATTATCTGCGTCCGTGGGTGCGAGAAATCGAGCAGGAGCGCGATCCGGTGGGTGCGCACGCCGTCTGGTGGGCGGTGGAGAACTTTATAGCAATCCGTCAGTTGGCGCGCATACCACATTTAATGGTCACTTATGAGGAGATCGCTTTATTTCCTGAGCTACAGGCGCAGCGCATCTTGGCATATGTTGATTTGCCCATCCCTGAAGGATTATGTCGGCGGATGGAACAGCCGAGTATCACGACGTCTGCCGCGTCTGGTCGCTCGACCCAATCGAGATTATCGGCCTGGCAGCGGTATTTCGCCCAAGATGATCAGCGGCGCATCCTGTCTTGGGCGCAGCGCATGGGATTGCAAATGTACTCCGAAGCTGTGCTGCCGGTCGGTATGCGCGCGCCTATGGTAGATGCCACATGA
- a CDS encoding GDP-L-fucose synthase, whose translation MNTEWIESELFWRDKRVIVTGGSGFLGRYVVDKLHERGAAEVFVPRRRDYDLRQQEAIVQLLRDTRRGSRPADIIIHLAAHVGGIGANRAAPAEFFYDNLMMSVQLLHESYRVGVPKFVGVGTVCSYPKFAPIPFREESLWNGYPEETNAPYGLAKRMLLVQSQTYRQQYGYNAIFLVPVNLYGPGDNFDLEKSHVIPALIRKCLEARAQGLPMIEAWGDGSPTREFLYVADAAEAILLASERFDGPEPVNIGSHYEISIRDLLETIVALTGFQGLVEWNTFRPNGQPRRKLDVSRARALFGFSAQVPFEEGLRETIAWYERQVGEEMPALSAP comes from the coding sequence ATGAATACAGAATGGATTGAGAGTGAACTATTTTGGCGCGATAAACGAGTGATTGTGACGGGGGGGAGCGGCTTCTTGGGGCGATATGTGGTGGATAAACTCCACGAGCGCGGCGCGGCGGAGGTTTTTGTGCCGCGCCGGCGGGATTATGACTTGCGCCAGCAGGAGGCTATCGTCCAGTTGTTGCGCGACACGAGGCGCGGCAGCCGGCCAGCAGACATTATCATTCATCTGGCCGCCCACGTGGGGGGGATCGGGGCCAATCGGGCGGCGCCCGCCGAGTTTTTTTATGACAATTTGATGATGAGCGTGCAGCTTTTGCATGAGAGCTACCGGGTCGGCGTACCCAAGTTTGTGGGCGTGGGCACGGTTTGCTCGTATCCCAAATTCGCGCCTATTCCGTTTCGGGAGGAGTCTTTATGGAATGGGTATCCTGAGGAGACGAATGCGCCGTATGGTCTGGCGAAGCGGATGTTGTTGGTGCAGAGCCAGACGTACCGACAGCAGTATGGTTATAATGCGATATTTCTGGTGCCGGTTAATTTGTATGGGCCGGGGGATAATTTTGACCTGGAGAAGTCGCATGTGATTCCGGCGCTGATTCGCAAATGCCTGGAGGCGCGGGCGCAGGGATTGCCGATGATTGAGGCGTGGGGAGATGGGTCGCCGACGCGCGAGTTTTTGTATGTGGCGGATGCGGCGGAGGCGATTCTGCTGGCGAGCGAGCGGTTTGACGGGCCGGAGCCGGTGAATATCGGCAGCCATTATGAGATCAGTATCCGCGATTTGTTGGAGACAATTGTGGCGCTGACGGGTTTTCAGGGGCTGGTTGAGTGGAATACATTCCGGCCAAATGGGCAGCCGCGGCGGAAGCTGGATGTGAGCCGGGCGCGGGCGTTGTTTGGTTTTTCGGCGCAGGTGCCGTTTGAGGAGGGGTTGCGGGAGACGATTGCGTGGTATGAACGGCAGGTGGGGGAGGAGATGCCGGCATTATCCGCTCCCTGA
- a CDS encoding nucleotide sugar dehydrogenase, which produces MDQKSKLLQKIEDRTARVGVVGLGYVGLPLAVAFAAAGFRVVGVDVDGRKIATLARGESYVEDVPAPTLAPLVANGAFVPTTDYAALADVDAISICVPTPLRKTKDPDISYIIAATDSITVHDCAGKLIVLESTTYPGTTEEIILPRLGHNGLQVGRDFFLAFSPERIDPGRTDYTIYTTPKVIGGVTPACLEAALALYGTVVAEPVPVSSPAAAEMVKLLENTFRAVNIGLVNEMALMCDKLNLNVWEIVGAAATKPYGFMPFYPGPGLGGHCIPVDPHYLSWKLRTLNYTARFIELAAEINGHMPEYVVSRIADALNDQCKAINGSAILLLGVSYKPNVSDMRESPALDIIHLLQEKGAQVSYHDPFVPDLGVEGYALQSVPLDAMALQAADCVVVVTNHHAIAWDEVARWARLVLDTRNAIPTNNPRIVRL; this is translated from the coding sequence ATGGATCAAAAATCGAAATTATTACAAAAAATCGAAGATCGTACGGCGCGCGTAGGCGTCGTGGGGTTGGGTTATGTGGGGTTGCCGCTGGCGGTGGCTTTTGCCGCCGCGGGTTTCCGCGTCGTGGGCGTCGATGTTGACGGACGCAAGATTGCCACGCTGGCGCGCGGCGAGAGCTATGTCGAAGATGTGCCCGCGCCCACCCTGGCCCCGCTGGTCGCCAATGGCGCGTTTGTGCCCACGACAGACTATGCGGCGCTGGCGGACGTGGATGCCATTTCTATTTGCGTGCCCACGCCGCTGCGGAAGACCAAAGATCCAGACATTTCCTACATCATCGCAGCGACGGACAGCATCACGGTTCATGATTGTGCCGGCAAACTCATCGTCCTGGAAAGCACCACCTATCCCGGCACAACCGAAGAAATCATCTTGCCCCGCCTGGGGCACAACGGCCTCCAAGTCGGGCGAGACTTCTTCCTGGCCTTTTCGCCCGAACGCATTGATCCCGGGCGCACCGATTACACCATCTACACCACACCCAAAGTCATCGGCGGCGTCACCCCCGCCTGCCTCGAAGCGGCCCTGGCTCTCTACGGCACCGTCGTGGCCGAACCCGTGCCCGTGTCCAGCCCGGCCGCGGCGGAGATGGTCAAACTTCTGGAGAACACCTTCCGCGCCGTGAACATTGGCCTGGTGAACGAAATGGCCCTCATGTGCGACAAACTGAATCTGAACGTGTGGGAGATCGTGGGCGCGGCGGCCACCAAACCGTATGGGTTCATGCCCTTCTACCCTGGCCCCGGGTTGGGCGGGCACTGCATCCCTGTTGACCCGCATTACCTGAGTTGGAAGCTGCGCACGCTCAACTACACCGCCCGCTTCATCGAACTGGCGGCGGAAATCAATGGGCACATGCCGGAATATGTTGTCAGCCGCATTGCCGATGCGTTAAACGACCAGTGTAAAGCGATCAACGGCAGCGCCATTTTGCTTCTGGGTGTGAGCTACAAACCGAATGTCAGCGACATGCGCGAAAGCCCGGCTCTGGACATTATTCACTTGTTGCAGGAGAAAGGGGCGCAGGTTAGTTACCACGATCCGTTTGTGCCGGACCTGGGAGTGGAGGGGTACGCGCTGCAATCCGTTCCGCTGGATGCCATGGCCCTGCAAGCCGCCGACTGCGTTGTGGTCGTGACCAATCACCATGCGATTGCCTGGGATGAGGTGGCGCGTTGGGCGCGTCTCGTTCTGGACACGCGCAATGCGATACCGACGAACAACCCGCGCATTGTGCGTTTGTGA
- a CDS encoding oligosaccharide flippase family protein — translation MMHSTSFSSDVLLTMGTNLFMAMLILITGPLSARILGPEGRGELAAIQLWAPFLSIPIMLGLPAAVVYYAARERENAGIYTLSSMVLNCAAALLILPLAYFLLPLLLRAQNPATIVAAQRYLLLFIPIQMLSILPASTLRGMNELFWWNFFRILPNVVWLLTLLLGLFLGHTYATWFAFVYLGFLFLHAIPRLLVLRRRITGPFRPRAAAARPLLKFGLPSLTGSIFSNLNLRLDQMLMAALIAPELLGLYAVAVAWSNAVGPVVQAIGQVLYPRVAAQTTARRQAETMVQGAHLGVIVAVGVTIPVMLLTPLAIPLLFGPAFVASVPVSLVLVAAGLFNAIKIVLQEGALGLGSPKAVLAGEAVGLLFTALALALLLRPLGIMGAAIASLLGYLATTGVLLLQVSRLIRIHALTLLVPTRDDFALLRRKAHHLWRSLAAVPSS, via the coding sequence TTGATGCATTCCACGTCTTTTAGCAGCGACGTGCTGTTGACGATGGGCACGAACCTGTTTATGGCGATGTTGATCCTGATCACCGGTCCGCTCTCGGCGCGTATTTTGGGGCCGGAGGGCCGGGGGGAGTTGGCGGCGATTCAGTTGTGGGCGCCTTTTTTGAGTATTCCGATTATGTTGGGGCTGCCGGCGGCGGTGGTTTATTATGCGGCACGGGAGAGGGAAAATGCCGGCATCTACACCCTCTCCAGCATGGTCCTGAACTGCGCCGCCGCCCTACTCATTTTGCCCCTGGCCTACTTCCTGCTCCCCCTCCTCCTCCGCGCCCAAAACCCCGCCACCATCGTCGCCGCCCAGCGCTACCTCCTCCTGTTCATCCCCATCCAGATGCTCAGTATCCTGCCCGCCTCCACCCTGCGCGGCATGAACGAACTATTTTGGTGGAACTTCTTTCGCATCCTGCCGAATGTCGTCTGGCTGCTCACCCTGCTGCTGGGACTCTTCCTGGGACACACCTATGCCACCTGGTTCGCCTTCGTCTACCTCGGCTTTCTCTTCCTGCACGCCATTCCCCGGCTGCTCGTTCTGCGCCGCCGCATAACTGGCCCCTTCCGCCCTCGCGCCGCCGCCGCCCGCCCCCTGCTTAAATTTGGCCTGCCTTCACTGACCGGCTCTATCTTTAGCAATCTCAATTTGCGCCTGGATCAGATGCTCATGGCCGCCCTGATCGCGCCCGAACTGCTGGGACTCTACGCCGTGGCCGTGGCCTGGAGCAACGCCGTTGGCCCCGTGGTGCAGGCGATAGGGCAGGTGCTCTATCCCCGCGTGGCGGCACAGACGACGGCGCGACGTCAGGCGGAAACGATGGTACAGGGCGCGCATTTGGGCGTCATCGTGGCCGTTGGCGTCACCATACCGGTGATGTTGTTGACGCCTCTGGCTATTCCCCTGCTCTTTGGGCCGGCATTTGTTGCGTCTGTTCCCGTCTCCCTCGTTCTCGTCGCTGCCGGCCTGTTCAACGCCATCAAAATAGTGCTGCAAGAAGGCGCGCTCGGCCTCGGTTCCCCCAAGGCCGTCCTGGCCGGGGAAGCAGTGGGTCTGTTATTCACAGCACTGGCGCTGGCGCTGCTGCTGCGCCCGTTGGGCATCATGGGCGCGGCGATTGCCTCTCTCCTCGGTTATCTGGCGACAACCGGCGTACTGCTCCTGCAAGTGTCCCGGTTGATACGCATCCATGCGCTTACGCTGTTGGTGCCGACACGGGATGATTTTGCCCTTCTGCGGCGCAAGGCGCACCATTTGTGGCGTTCGTTGGCGGCGGTTCCATCTTCCTGA